One genomic region from Thermomicrobiales bacterium encodes:
- a CDS encoding glycosyl hydrolase, whose protein sequence is MNRNLLDGLEWRSIGPTRGGRVVAVAGHPTSPATFYFGSTGGGIWKSDDGGQYWKNISDGYFKRASVGAMAVSESDPNVIYVGMGESTIRGNVSHGDGVYKSTDGGVTWQHCGLERTLNIGKVRIHPTNPDLVYVAAFGHAHGPNPERGLYRSKDGGKTWDNVLFVSDRAGVNDVSLDPSNPRIIFAGSWEADRGPHYLSSGGPGSRLFRSIDGGDNWEDLSDRPGMPSGIKGKIGVSVSPQPGRIYAMVEHEDGGVFRSDDNGETWERVSDDRNLRQRAWYYSHVVADPGDADTVWVLNVEMWRSVDAGKTFQTVPAPHGDNHDLWIDPHNTDRMILGNDGGGTVSFNNGVSWSTLYNQPTGEFYHTITDSRSPYRIYGAQQDNTTMSLPSRSNYDAITVLDWYEIGGGESGYIAIRPDNPDVIYAGSFQGFLTRYDHGRGQLRNISVWPENFLGNAAADMKYRFNWTSPTILSVHNPDILMTGANVIFRSADEGQSWDVISDDLTRGDPETLGPSGGPITKDNTGAEVYGTVFTIAESPVTEGVIWSGSDDGLVYVTRDNARTWEAVQPEGLPDWSLCSLIDASPHDDQTAWLAATRYKLDDFAPYLFRTTDGGKTWTKITNGIPLDDFTRVVREDPKRPNMLYAGTETGIYVSWDAGDSWHRLGGNFPVVPVHDLIIKGDELVVGTHGR, encoded by the coding sequence ATGAATCGCAATCTGCTCGATGGGCTGGAGTGGCGCAGCATCGGACCGACGCGCGGTGGGCGCGTCGTTGCGGTCGCTGGCCATCCAACCAGTCCGGCGACGTTCTACTTCGGCTCGACTGGCGGCGGCATCTGGAAGTCGGACGACGGCGGCCAGTACTGGAAGAACATCTCCGACGGCTACTTCAAGCGTGCGTCGGTTGGCGCGATGGCCGTGTCGGAGTCTGATCCAAACGTGATCTACGTCGGCATGGGCGAGTCGACGATTCGCGGCAACGTCTCGCACGGCGACGGCGTCTACAAATCAACCGATGGCGGCGTGACCTGGCAGCACTGCGGGCTGGAGCGAACGCTCAACATCGGCAAGGTGCGGATTCACCCAACGAACCCTGACCTGGTGTACGTCGCTGCTTTCGGCCATGCTCACGGGCCAAACCCGGAGCGCGGCCTCTATCGCTCGAAGGACGGCGGAAAGACCTGGGACAACGTCCTGTTCGTCTCCGACCGCGCCGGAGTGAACGACGTCTCGCTCGATCCCTCGAACCCGCGCATCATTTTCGCCGGGTCGTGGGAGGCGGACCGCGGTCCACACTACCTGTCTTCCGGCGGCCCCGGCTCGCGGCTGTTCCGCTCCATCGACGGTGGCGACAACTGGGAGGACCTGTCAGATCGACCGGGCATGCCGTCCGGCATCAAGGGCAAGATCGGCGTTTCCGTCTCACCACAGCCGGGACGCATCTACGCGATGGTCGAGCACGAGGACGGTGGCGTCTTCCGCTCCGACGACAACGGCGAGACCTGGGAGCGCGTCAGCGACGATCGCAACCTGCGGCAGCGCGCCTGGTACTACTCGCACGTCGTCGCCGATCCGGGCGATGCCGATACCGTCTGGGTGCTGAACGTCGAGATGTGGCGGTCAGTCGATGCCGGCAAAACATTCCAGACCGTGCCGGCCCCGCACGGTGACAACCACGATCTGTGGATCGACCCGCACAACACGGACCGTATGATTTTGGGGAACGATGGCGGCGGGACGGTCAGCTTCAATAACGGCGTCTCGTGGTCGACGCTCTACAATCAGCCGACCGGCGAGTTCTATCACACGATCACCGACTCCCGATCGCCGTACCGGATCTATGGCGCGCAGCAGGACAACACGACAATGTCGCTGCCCAGTCGCTCGAATTACGACGCGATCACAGTTCTCGACTGGTACGAGATCGGCGGTGGCGAGTCAGGTTACATCGCGATCCGGCCCGACAACCCGGACGTCATCTACGCTGGTTCGTTCCAGGGCTTCCTGACCCGTTACGACCACGGTCGCGGTCAACTGCGCAACATCAGCGTCTGGCCAGAGAACTTCCTCGGCAATGCCGCAGCGGACATGAAATACCGCTTCAACTGGACCTCGCCAACAATTCTCTCCGTCCACAACCCGGACATCCTCATGACCGGCGCGAACGTTATCTTTCGCTCGGCGGATGAGGGCCAGTCCTGGGACGTCATCTCCGACGACCTGACTCGCGGAGACCCCGAAACGCTCGGCCCCTCCGGCGGCCCGATCACCAAGGACAACACCGGTGCTGAGGTCTACGGGACCGTCTTCACCATCGCCGAATCGCCAGTGACCGAAGGGGTGATCTGGTCCGGCTCGGACGACGGCCTCGTCTATGTCACCCGCGACAACGCCAGAACATGGGAGGCTGTCCAGCCGGAGGGCCTGCCGGACTGGTCGCTCTGCTCGTTGATCGACGCGAGCCCGCACGACGACCAGACTGCCTGGCTGGCCGCGACGCGCTACAAGCTGGACGATTTCGCCCCATACCTCTTCCGCACGACGGACGGCGGCAAGACCTGGACGAAGATTACCAACGGCATTCCGCTGGATGACTTCACCCGCGTCGTCCGCGAGGACCCGAAGCGACCCAACATGCTGTATGCCGGAACCGAGACGGGCATCTACGTGTCGTGGGACGCCGGTGATTCGTGGCATCGGCTGGGTGGCAACTTCCCGGTCGTGCCGGTCCACGACCTCATCATCAAGGGCGACGAGCTGGTCGTGGGCACCCACGGGCGCT
- a CDS encoding ATP-binding protein → MFAEPASHNDPHLIENEARYRAVIENASDMVQSVLPDGRFEFVNPSWLNKLGYTVEEVDDLIIWDVIHPSSLEHCQTMFAKVMEGNAMTDVDVVFKTKSGDPVPAEGSVTIREVDGEIVATHAFFRDITERIRAQELEVRNLELERESMARYLEKMAALGKLAAGLAHELNKPAAAVRRANSGLDEGITSRDAALVDLVAQGLSADAWQLLASLASGQQRSATSDDHDDPLAVSAREEEMENWLADQGVTDCWNLAPELVSAGITCTQLESVATRVPSGTLGPALKCVSSSIALRDAADVIDRGTQRISDLVNAIKAYSYMDRGLDQVADVHEGIENTLIILAHRLRDVTIRREFDRNLPPIRTVGSGLNQVWTNILDNAIDATDGHGVVSIRTYLDEEQVAIEIADNGPGIPPEHLTRIFEPFFTTKTQGNGIGLGLESVWHIVTDEHHGTIEVESEPGKTVFRVRLPFSPASQ, encoded by the coding sequence GTGTTTGCCGAACCCGCCAGCCACAACGATCCCCATCTGATTGAGAACGAAGCTCGCTATCGCGCGGTCATCGAGAACGCGTCGGACATGGTTCAGAGCGTCCTGCCGGATGGCCGCTTTGAGTTCGTCAATCCATCCTGGTTGAACAAGCTCGGCTACACCGTCGAAGAAGTCGACGATCTCATCATCTGGGACGTCATCCATCCCTCCTCGCTCGAACATTGCCAAACGATGTTTGCCAAGGTGATGGAAGGCAACGCCATGACGGACGTTGACGTCGTATTCAAAACGAAGAGCGGCGATCCGGTACCAGCCGAGGGTAGCGTCACGATCCGCGAGGTGGACGGCGAAATCGTCGCAACCCACGCATTCTTCCGCGACATCACCGAGCGCATTCGTGCGCAGGAGCTTGAGGTTCGCAACCTGGAGCTTGAGCGCGAGAGCATGGCGCGCTACCTGGAGAAGATGGCCGCGCTCGGCAAGCTCGCCGCCGGACTCGCGCACGAGCTGAACAAGCCGGCAGCGGCCGTCCGCCGCGCCAACTCCGGCCTGGACGAGGGCATCACCTCGCGCGACGCCGCCCTGGTCGATCTCGTAGCGCAGGGCCTCTCGGCCGACGCGTGGCAATTGCTGGCAAGTCTGGCGTCTGGACAGCAACGGTCAGCGACCAGCGACGATCACGACGACCCGCTCGCTGTGAGTGCCCGCGAAGAAGAGATGGAAAACTGGCTGGCCGACCAGGGCGTGACCGACTGCTGGAATCTTGCTCCCGAGCTGGTCTCTGCCGGTATCACCTGCACTCAACTTGAATCTGTGGCAACGCGGGTGCCGTCCGGAACACTCGGCCCTGCGCTGAAGTGCGTGTCTTCTTCTATTGCGCTGCGCGACGCAGCAGATGTCATTGATCGCGGCACGCAGCGCATCTCCGATCTGGTCAACGCGATCAAGGCGTACTCCTACATGGATCGCGGCCTGGATCAGGTCGCTGACGTCCACGAAGGGATCGAGAACACATTGATCATCCTCGCGCATCGATTGCGCGATGTGACGATCCGTCGCGAGTTCGATCGCAACCTGCCGCCGATTCGGACGGTTGGCAGCGGCCTGAATCAGGTCTGGACCAACATCCTCGACAATGCCATTGACGCGACCGATGGCCACGGGGTCGTTTCGATCCGCACCTACCTCGATGAGGAGCAAGTCGCGATCGAAATCGCAGACAACGGACCGGGCATACCTCCGGAGCACCTGACCCGCATTTTCGAGCCGTTCTTCACCACGAAAACACAGGGCAACGGCATTGGCCTTGGGTTGGAGTCCGTCTGGCACATCGTGACCGACGAGCATCACGGCACGATCGAGGTTGAGTCCGAGCCCGGCAAGACCGTGTTCCGCGTGCGTCTTCCGTTCAGTCCCGCATCCCAGTAG
- a CDS encoding GNAT family N-acetyltransferase, whose translation MHVYLETDRLILRRFTEDDLDLLVQLDSDPVVMRYISGGPATPREAIEQVILPAWLRHYERGNDLGFWAAIEKDTGDFLGWFHFRATDEDDVVELGYRLRQSAWGKGYATEGSQALIDRGFRDLGIQRVVASTYQDNAGSRRVMEKVGMTLARTYRMTPEELSEDGIYDMATSVAAFPGEDVEYALDRTEWERRRASS comes from the coding sequence ATGCATGTCTACCTGGAGACTGACCGACTGATCCTGCGCAGGTTTACGGAAGACGATCTGGATCTGCTGGTTCAGCTCGATAGCGATCCGGTAGTGATGCGCTACATCAGCGGTGGGCCGGCGACACCCCGAGAAGCAATCGAGCAGGTGATTCTGCCGGCATGGCTGCGGCACTACGAGCGTGGCAATGATCTCGGCTTCTGGGCGGCGATCGAGAAGGACACTGGCGACTTCCTCGGCTGGTTCCACTTTCGAGCGACCGACGAAGATGATGTTGTCGAACTCGGCTACCGCTTGCGGCAGAGCGCTTGGGGGAAGGGTTACGCAACCGAGGGATCACAAGCGTTGATCGATCGTGGCTTTCGCGATCTCGGTATTCAGCGCGTCGTTGCCAGCACATACCAGGACAACGCCGGTTCACGGCGCGTCATGGAGAAGGTCGGCATGACGCTCGCGCGGACCTACCGGATGACACCCGAGGAATTGTCTGAGGACGGCATCTACGACATGGCGACATCTGTCGCGGCATTCCCCGGTGAGGACGTTGAGTACGCTCTCGACCGCACCGAATGGGAGCGCCGTCGCGCAAGCAGTTAG
- a CDS encoding FAD-dependent oxidoreductase, with protein MKKPIILTVDDDREVLRTIASDLRRKYGARFRVIPVDSGERALALLREVKLSNDPVALMLVDQRMPGMTGVELLAEASPLFPDARRVLLTAYADTEVAIRAINEVQLHHYLLKPWDPPEQNLYPVIDDVLEDWEATYFPPFEGIRLIGHRWSAAAYDTRSYLSRNLIPYQWLDVERDNEAVALLAQAGVDSTALPVLVFADGSVLVQPAIHDIAEKIGSRVRADLPFYDLIIVGGGPAGLAAAVYGASEGLQTLVIEREAPGGQAGTSSRIENYLGFPSGLSGADLARRAVAQAQRLGAEFLSSEVKSVCTNDNYRIVDLVDGTQLSCSALVVATGVQYRLLDVPGIDRLTGAGVYYGGALSEAVSLKGEDVFIAGGANSAGQAAVHFSKYARTVTMVVRGRDLASGMSQYLVDQIDQIENIHVTLRSNVIEALGDNHLEALTIRHDDTGEVETVPAQGLCIFIGAKPYTDWIADLVAVDPQGYVATGADIERMRTIPTPWPVRRQPFWLETSVPGIFVAGDVRHRSIKRIASATGEGAMAIHFVHQYLGGI; from the coding sequence ATGAAGAAGCCAATTATCCTGACCGTTGACGACGATCGTGAGGTCCTGAGGACAATCGCGTCCGACCTGCGGCGCAAGTACGGTGCGCGGTTCCGCGTGATCCCGGTTGATTCTGGTGAGCGGGCACTGGCGCTGTTGCGCGAAGTCAAGCTCTCCAACGACCCGGTCGCGCTCATGCTGGTCGATCAACGCATGCCGGGAATGACCGGTGTCGAGCTGCTTGCCGAGGCGAGCCCACTCTTTCCCGACGCGCGCCGCGTCCTGCTCACCGCCTACGCAGACACCGAAGTGGCCATCAGGGCGATCAACGAGGTGCAGTTGCACCACTACCTCCTGAAGCCCTGGGACCCGCCGGAGCAGAACCTCTATCCAGTGATTGATGATGTGCTCGAAGACTGGGAAGCGACCTACTTCCCACCGTTCGAGGGCATTCGGCTGATCGGCCATCGCTGGTCGGCCGCTGCGTACGACACACGCTCGTATCTCTCCCGCAACCTGATCCCCTACCAGTGGCTGGATGTCGAGCGCGACAACGAAGCTGTCGCGCTGCTGGCGCAGGCCGGCGTCGACAGCACGGCACTACCAGTACTAGTCTTCGCTGATGGCAGTGTGCTGGTGCAGCCGGCGATCCATGACATCGCCGAGAAGATTGGCTCGCGTGTGCGAGCCGACCTGCCGTTCTACGATCTGATCATCGTCGGAGGCGGGCCAGCCGGGCTCGCCGCAGCTGTCTACGGCGCATCCGAAGGTCTGCAGACGCTGGTGATTGAACGCGAAGCACCGGGCGGACAGGCCGGCACCAGCTCGCGCATCGAGAACTACCTCGGGTTTCCGTCCGGCCTGAGCGGGGCGGATCTAGCGCGACGCGCTGTCGCCCAAGCGCAACGACTCGGGGCCGAATTCCTGTCGAGTGAAGTCAAGTCTGTCTGTACCAACGACAACTATCGGATCGTCGATCTCGTAGATGGCACACAATTGAGCTGTTCAGCGCTTGTCGTCGCAACGGGTGTGCAGTACCGATTGCTGGATGTCCCGGGAATCGATCGGCTCACCGGCGCAGGTGTCTACTACGGCGGCGCGCTCTCCGAGGCCGTCAGCCTGAAGGGCGAGGACGTCTTCATCGCTGGTGGTGCGAACTCCGCTGGGCAGGCGGCGGTCCACTTCTCCAAGTACGCGCGGACGGTCACGATGGTTGTGCGCGGGAGAGACCTCGCCAGCGGTATGTCGCAATACCTCGTTGATCAGATCGATCAGATTGAGAACATCCACGTTACGCTACGGTCGAACGTGATCGAAGCGCTTGGCGACAACCACCTTGAGGCGCTCACCATCCGCCACGACGATACTGGCGAAGTCGAGACGGTTCCGGCGCAGGGACTCTGCATCTTCATCGGTGCAAAGCCATACACCGACTGGATCGCCGACCTGGTGGCCGTAGATCCGCAGGGCTACGTGGCCACCGGTGCGGACATCGAACGGATGCGCACCATCCCGACACCGTGGCCAGTCCGCCGTCAGCCGTTCTGGCTGGAGACGAGCGTGCCGGGGATCTTTGTCGCCGGAGACGTGCGCCATCGGTCAATCAAGCGGATCGCCTCGGCGACCGGCGAGGGTGCCATGGCGATTCATTTCGTTCATCAGTATCTCGGCGGCATCTAG
- a CDS encoding NAD(P)H-dependent oxidoreductase: MTDNGSSIGGSRPRLLVVIGSTRPGRIGLPIGQWFTVQAEAHGGFDVEVADLAEINLPLLDEPAHPRLRQYTRQHTKDWSAKVEASDAFVFVTPEYNHAPPAPLINAIDYLNAEWAYKPVSFVSYGGVSGGTRSVAILKQIVSVLKMVPLAEMVNLSFVAQFMKDGELHPNDVTEGAATTMLDALLRWATALETLRVETAATAG, translated from the coding sequence ATGACGGATAACGGAAGCTCAATCGGCGGGAGCCGACCGCGGTTGCTTGTTGTCATTGGTAGTACCCGGCCGGGGCGTATCGGCCTGCCTATTGGCCAGTGGTTTACGGTCCAGGCGGAGGCGCATGGCGGGTTCGATGTTGAGGTTGCCGACCTCGCCGAAATCAACCTGCCGCTTCTGGACGAACCGGCGCACCCGCGCTTGCGCCAGTACACCAGGCAGCACACGAAGGACTGGAGCGCAAAGGTCGAAGCCTCCGATGCGTTCGTCTTCGTGACGCCGGAGTACAACCACGCTCCGCCGGCCCCGCTGATCAACGCCATCGACTATCTCAACGCCGAGTGGGCTTACAAGCCGGTCAGCTTCGTTAGCTACGGTGGTGTCTCGGGCGGCACGCGCTCGGTTGCGATCCTCAAGCAGATTGTCAGCGTATTGAAGATGGTGCCGCTGGCTGAGATGGTGAATCTCTCGTTCGTCGCGCAATTCATGAAGGACGGCGAACTGCACCCGAACGACGTGACTGAAGGTGCCGCGACGACGATGCTCGATGCGCTCCTGCGCTGGGCGACAGCTCTGGAGACGCTGCGTGTAGAGACGGCTGCTACGGCAGGCTGA
- a CDS encoding glycosyl hydrolase, with translation MSSPTIDPKLYGSLEYRNIGPHRGGRVVAVAGDAHDRNVFYFGSTGGGVWKTRDGGKSWRNVSDGFFQYASVGALAVSQSDPNVVFAGMGETSIRGNVSRGDGVYKSTDGGRTWQQMGLAETRNIGEIQIHPSNPDIVYVAALGHVWGPNEERGVFRSTDGGATWTKVLFKSDKSGAVDISMDPNNPRILYATIWEAGRGPHFLSSGGEDSGIWRSTDGGDTWEDISRRPGLPKEGIYGKIGISASPAQPGRVYAIVEHEQGALYRSDDYGTTWTKGSEDRNLRTRAWYYHHIIADPQNADTVYVLNVSFWKSIDAGKSFSEISVQHGDTHDLWIDPQDNQRMILGDDGGAEVSFSGGQGWSTIFNQATAEFYHVVADNQIPYRVYGAQQDNTTMSVPSRSVSGFIGMTEWYTVGGGESGYIAVKPDDHNIIYAGSYGGLLTRFDASSRLARAVSVWPEMTLGSPTSEMQFRFNWTSPTVFSPHDPNVLYTGGNHVFRTTNEGKSWEKISDDLTRADPETMVASGGPITKDNTGAETYATVFAIAESPVEAGVIWTGSDDGLIYLSRDNGKTWQNVTPGPNLLPEWSLISIVEPSPHDAAACYVAATRYKSADETPYLFKTSDYGESWTLITNGIPEHDFTRVIREDLEVRGLLFAGTERGLYVSFDDGSNWQPLQLNLPVVPIHDLIIKDNDLVVATHGRSFWILDDITPLRQLARGDVQQNGTILYQPQPTRRWASAPGFGGGAVPGRNYQSAGGVAMSAEQVTTAEGKTKSISLDAGDNPPDGVVFHYYLTAKPKDPISLTIKDSAGNELRSFSSAEINEADYKDKPGLSKPQVLPAAVGGNRFVWNFRLPNATEVPDDTGSMGFARGLNGPKVPPGDYTVNLKIGSSTLSQPFEILPDPRTGSTQEEYEAGYELAKQVHAKLSELHEGVNTLRRVRKQIDAWSDQLNKDEVTKAADELKSKLREVEDGLIQWRAKAGQDTLNFPVMLNAKLAALIAGINGAEGKPTDQTRDLFADLAKRTDALLARLNDVLKTDIAPFNALVKQSESDAIVV, from the coding sequence ATGAGCAGCCCAACAATCGATCCGAAGCTGTACGGTTCACTGGAGTACCGCAACATTGGGCCGCATCGTGGCGGGCGCGTCGTCGCCGTCGCGGGCGACGCGCACGACCGCAACGTCTTCTACTTTGGCTCCACCGGCGGTGGTGTCTGGAAGACGAGGGACGGCGGGAAGAGCTGGCGGAATGTCTCTGACGGCTTCTTCCAGTACGCCTCGGTCGGCGCACTGGCGGTGTCGCAGAGTGACCCGAACGTGGTTTTCGCCGGCATGGGCGAGACCAGTATTCGCGGTAATGTCTCGCGCGGCGACGGCGTCTACAAGTCCACCGACGGCGGCCGCACCTGGCAGCAGATGGGGCTGGCTGAAACGCGCAACATCGGCGAAATCCAGATCCATCCTTCCAATCCCGATATCGTCTATGTCGCGGCGCTCGGCCATGTCTGGGGGCCGAACGAGGAACGCGGCGTCTTCCGCTCCACCGACGGTGGCGCGACCTGGACCAAGGTGCTGTTCAAGAGCGACAAGTCTGGTGCCGTCGACATTTCGATGGACCCCAACAATCCACGAATTCTCTATGCGACGATCTGGGAGGCCGGGCGCGGTCCGCATTTCCTCTCAAGTGGCGGTGAGGATTCCGGCATCTGGCGCTCAACCGATGGTGGCGACACGTGGGAGGACATCTCCCGTCGACCGGGCCTGCCCAAGGAGGGGATTTACGGCAAGATCGGCATTTCTGCCTCTCCCGCCCAGCCGGGTCGCGTCTACGCGATCGTCGAGCATGAACAGGGCGCACTCTATCGCTCCGACGACTACGGCACGACCTGGACGAAGGGCAGCGAAGACCGCAACCTGCGCACGCGTGCCTGGTACTACCATCACATCATTGCCGACCCGCAGAATGCCGACACGGTCTATGTTCTGAACGTGAGCTTCTGGAAGTCGATCGATGCCGGGAAGTCATTCAGCGAGATCTCCGTCCAGCACGGCGATACCCACGATCTGTGGATCGACCCGCAGGACAATCAGCGCATGATCCTCGGTGACGACGGAGGCGCAGAGGTGAGTTTCTCCGGCGGACAGGGGTGGTCGACCATCTTCAATCAGGCGACCGCCGAGTTCTATCACGTCGTTGCTGACAATCAGATCCCGTATCGTGTCTATGGAGCCCAGCAGGACAACACGACCATGAGTGTGCCGAGTCGCTCTGTCAGCGGCTTCATCGGCATGACCGAGTGGTATACGGTTGGCGGTGGCGAATCGGGCTACATCGCCGTCAAGCCGGATGACCACAACATCATCTACGCCGGCTCGTACGGCGGTCTGCTCACGCGCTTCGATGCCAGCTCACGGCTGGCGCGGGCAGTGTCAGTCTGGCCAGAGATGACGCTCGGTTCGCCGACATCAGAAATGCAGTTCCGCTTCAACTGGACCTCGCCGACCGTCTTCTCGCCGCACGATCCGAATGTCCTCTATACCGGTGGCAACCACGTCTTCCGAACGACCAACGAGGGCAAGAGCTGGGAGAAGATCAGCGATGATCTGACCCGCGCCGATCCTGAGACGATGGTCGCGTCGGGTGGCCCAATCACAAAGGACAATACTGGTGCGGAGACATACGCGACCGTCTTCGCTATCGCCGAGTCGCCGGTCGAGGCCGGTGTCATCTGGACCGGATCGGATGACGGTCTCATCTACCTGAGCCGCGACAACGGCAAGACCTGGCAGAACGTCACACCCGGTCCGAACCTGCTACCGGAGTGGAGCCTGATCTCAATCGTCGAGCCGTCCCCTCACGACGCCGCCGCCTGCTACGTCGCTGCGACGCGATACAAGTCGGCCGATGAGACGCCGTACCTGTTCAAGACCAGCGATTACGGCGAGAGCTGGACACTGATCACGAACGGCATTCCGGAGCACGACTTCACCCGGGTGATCCGCGAGGACCTGGAAGTGCGCGGCCTTCTGTTTGCTGGAACCGAGCGCGGACTGTATGTCTCGTTCGATGATGGTAGCAACTGGCAGCCGCTGCAGCTGAATCTGCCGGTCGTGCCGATCCACGACCTGATCATCAAGGACAACGATCTCGTCGTCGCTACCCACGGTCGAAGCTTCTGGATTCTCGACGACATCACGCCGCTGCGGCAATTGGCACGCGGAGATGTGCAGCAGAACGGCACAATCCTCTACCAGCCACAGCCAACGCGTCGCTGGGCGTCTGCGCCGGGCTTCGGCGGTGGTGCCGTACCGGGTCGCAACTATCAGTCGGCTGGCGGTGTCGCGATGAGCGCAGAGCAGGTCACAACCGCTGAGGGTAAGACGAAGTCGATCTCGCTCGATGCGGGAGACAACCCGCCTGACGGTGTTGTCTTCCACTATTATCTGACGGCCAAGCCGAAGGATCCGATCTCCCTTACGATCAAGGACAGCGCCGGCAACGAGTTGCGCTCGTTCTCCAGCGCGGAGATCAACGAGGCGGACTACAAGGACAAGCCCGGCCTGAGCAAGCCGCAGGTCTTGCCGGCCGCGGTTGGCGGTAACCGCTTCGTCTGGAACTTCCGGCTGCCAAACGCGACGGAGGTGCCGGACGACACTGGGTCGATGGGCTTCGCACGCGGGCTGAATGGGCCGAAGGTGCCACCGGGTGACTACACGGTTAACCTGAAGATCGGTAGCAGCACCCTCAGCCAGCCGTTCGAGATCCTGCCCGACCCGCGCACTGGCTCGACGCAGGAAGAGTACGAGGCTGGTTACGAGCTCGCCAAGCAGGTGCATGCCAAGCTCTCGGAACTCCACGAAGGGGTAAACACGCTGCGGCGCGTTCGTAAGCAGATTGACGCCTGGTCCGATCAGCTCAACAAGGACGAGGTGACTAAGGCAGCCGACGAGCTGAAGTCCAAGCTGCGTGAGGTGGAAGACGGGCTGATCCAGTGGCGGGCCAAGGCTGGTCAGGACACGCTCAACTTCCCGGTCATGCTCAACGCCAAGCTGGCGGCGCTGATCGCCGGCATCAACGGTGCCGAAGGCAAGCCGACCGACCAGACGCGCGACCTGTTCGCGGACCTCGCGAAGCGCACCGATGCGCTGCTCGCTCGACTCAACGATGTCCTGAAGACAGACATCGCGCCATTCAACGCACTGGTGAAGCAGTCCGAGAGCGACGCGATCGTCGTTTGA
- a CDS encoding isocitrate lyase/phosphoenolpyruvate mutase family protein yields MPTRDEKFEAFKALHERPGAFVIPNPWDAGSARILTALGFEALATTSAGYAFSVGRTDDVESITRDGVLANARDIVEATDLPVSADMLDLFGGTPESCTETIRLAAATGLVGGSIEDATGNEADPIYPFETAVERVAAAVEAAKQSRFFLTARAENFLHGRPDLDDTIRRLRAFADLGADVVYAPGLPSLEAIREVCASVPCPVNVVMGLSGPTWTVEQLAEVGVTRISVGGSMARSALGEFIRSAREVLEQGTFTYASRALPHTEALSYMRRG; encoded by the coding sequence ATGCCAACACGTGACGAGAAGTTTGAGGCGTTCAAGGCGCTGCACGAACGACCCGGCGCGTTCGTCATCCCGAACCCGTGGGATGCCGGGAGCGCGCGCATATTGACTGCGCTCGGGTTTGAAGCACTTGCGACAACGAGCGCCGGTTATGCGTTCTCGGTTGGCCGCACGGACGACGTCGAATCGATCACCCGCGACGGCGTGCTGGCGAACGCTCGCGATATCGTAGAGGCGACCGACCTGCCCGTTTCAGCCGACATGCTGGATCTGTTCGGCGGCACGCCAGAATCATGCACAGAGACGATTCGGCTGGCTGCGGCGACCGGGCTCGTCGGCGGGTCGATCGAGGACGCAACCGGCAATGAAGCCGACCCGATCTACCCGTTCGAAACGGCCGTCGAGCGGGTTGCGGCGGCAGTCGAAGCAGCCAAGCAGAGTCGGTTCTTCCTGACCGCTCGTGCGGAGAACTTCCTGCACGGTCGGCCGGATCTGGACGACACAATCCGGCGGCTACGCGCGTTCGCCGATCTGGGCGCGGATGTGGTCTACGCGCCGGGACTGCCGAGCCTGGAAGCGATCCGCGAGGTCTGCGCATCGGTGCCCTGCCCGGTGAACGTCGTCATGGGCCTCAGCGGCCCAACCTGGACAGTGGAGCAACTCGCCGAAGTGGGTGTGACACGCATCAGCGTCGGTGGCTCGATGGCGCGCTCCGCGCTCGGTGAGTTCATCAGATCGGCCCGTGAAGTGCTCGAACAGGGGACGTTCACCTACGCTTCGCGAGCGTTACCCCACACCGAGGCGTTATCGTATATGAGACGAGGCTGA
- the msrB gene encoding peptide-methionine (R)-S-oxide reductase MsrB codes for MADVELKDIPTTDDEWREKLSPQQFNVLRQAGTEAPFTGEYVEVFDDGTYRCAACGNLLFNSDAKFHSSCGWPSFAETVTPDAVEYLEDRSFGRIRTEVRCGRCHSHLGHVFDDGPAELGGQRYCMNSVALDFNRGASGD; via the coding sequence ATGGCAGACGTCGAGTTGAAGGACATTCCAACCACTGATGATGAGTGGCGCGAAAAGCTATCACCACAGCAGTTCAACGTCTTGCGCCAGGCCGGCACCGAAGCGCCGTTTACCGGCGAGTACGTCGAGGTGTTCGATGACGGCACCTATCGGTGCGCCGCGTGCGGCAATCTGCTGTTCAACAGCGACGCGAAGTTCCACTCCAGCTGTGGCTGGCCGAGCTTCGCCGAGACAGTCACGCCGGACGCGGTCGAGTACCTCGAAGATCGCTCGTTCGGCAGAATCCGCACCGAAGTGCGTTGCGGCCGCTGCCACTCACACCTCGGCCACGTCTTCGATGACGGGCCAGCCGAGCTTGGCGGCCAGCGCTACTGCATGAACAGCGTCGCGCTCGACTTCAATCGCGGTGCATCCGGCGACTAA